CTCGGTCTGCCGGAGGTGAAGGTGGGCCGCAGCGGAAATCTCGCCGCAGCACTCCGCAAGGTCAGTTGAGCAGCCCGCGATAGCGCTCGATAAAACCTGCCAGCGCCGTTTCAAGCGCATCGAAATCCGCGTCCGACAGCGTCAGGGCCAGCGCCATGAAACCACGTTCGGCCACGTAGATGCCGTGGTCGAGCAAATGGAAATAGGCCAGGCGCTTGAGGCGGATGTCCGCCTTCGCCGCATCCTCGGCGCTGCTGATCGCGCCGCCGAGCGGATGGAGCGTGAGCAGCGATCCCACCCCTGTCACCTGCATGGGCGCCTGGTAACGCATGAACATGTCGTTGAGCCGCGCCTTCAACGCTTCGCCCCGTGAGTTGTGAGCGACGCAGGCCTCGCGGGTATAAACCTCTGTCAGGCCCACGCGCCCCGCCGTCATGGTCAGGGTGTTGTTGTTGAACGTCCCCGCATGGGGCAACGGCCTTGCACTCGTTGGGTCGAACAGCGCCATGATGTCGGCTCGCCCACCGAAGCAGCCGAAACTCATGCCGCCGCCGATATATTTGCCGAGCGTCACCAGGTCCGGCCTGATGCCGGTCTTCGCCGCAAGCCCGCCGGGATGAAGCCTCGATGTCATCACCTCGTCGAAAATGAGCACGATGCCGCGCGCCGTGCATTCGCTGCGCAACATGGAGAGAAATTCCGCAGTCGCCGGAATGCAGCCACCGCCGCCCAGCATGGGTTCAAGGATCACGGCGGCAAGTCTTTCGCTATGCGCGGCGATCAGCGCGCGGGTTTCTTCCACCTTGTTGTAGTGACCCATCACGCACTCGAACGGCGCATTCACCGCCGAGGGACCCGAAGTGAAATAGAGCGTGCCACCATGGTAGCCGCCGAACATGGGCATGATCGCCGGACGCGCCGTGAAGGCGCGCGCCGCCGCGAGCGCCATCATGTTGGCTTCCGTGCCGGAATTGGTGAAACGCAAACGCTCCAGCGCAAAACGATCCGCCACGGCCTCCGCGAAGGCCACCTCGCGCACATGCTGCGCGCCGATATTGAGGCCCATGGCCAGCGCATCCTGCACCGCCGCCACCAGTTTCGGATGGGAGTGCCCGTAGATGCCGGCGGAATATTCCCCGACGTAGTCGATGTAGGAATGCCCGTCGATGTCGCTGAGGCGCGAGCCTTCCGCCTTCTCGATGCGGATGGGAAAGGGTTGCGAGAACAGCACGGTCCGCGTGTTGCCGCCGGGCATCACCGCCTTGGCCCGCTCGTGCATCGCCGCCGTCTTCGGCCGCTTCGAAACAAACCGGGCCACGGCCTCGGCCAATGCATCATCCACGCGGTTCATCATGACCCCCCTCAGTCTTCGTCCCCTGGCCTTGTCCTGGTTGCGCCAGGCGTAGCCCGACGGGCGAAGACTGGTGCGGGCCGTGGGACTCGAACCCACACGGGATTTCTCCCAACGGATTTTAAGTCCGTTGCGTCTACCATTCCGCCACGCCCGCAAAGCACATCCGCCCGCTGGGCGCATCTAGGCGCGCTTGTCCTTTCTTGACAAGGTCTTGTGGAAGTTGCGAACCTGCATCTCCTTGGGGGAAAGGAGCGTCATGATGGAGGTCTTGTCATTCGGCAATGCATTCGGGCATCTGTCGTACCTGCTCCTCGCGCTCTCCTATTGGCTGACCAGCATCTATTGGCTGCGTCTCGTGGCGGTGATCGGCCTGACGCTGGAGATCATCTATTTCTCCTACACTGGCGGAAACCTGATGGTGGGCATCACCTGGAGCGCGGTGTTCATTGCCATCAACCTCTTCCATCTCATCCTGCTCACCCGGGAACGGCTCAGCCTGCGCCTGCCCGAGGCCGATGCACCGTTGCTGCGCGAATCCCTCTCGGGCCTCAGTGATTTCCAGATCGCCAAACTGCTCCGCGCCGCCGACTGGAAGGACTACATGCCAGGCGATGTGCTGACCCGGCAGGATGCGCCAGTCGATGCGCTTTATTTTCTCTGCCGTGGCCGTGCCAATGTGGAAGTGAGTGGCAAGTTCGTCACCTATCTGGAAAAGGGTACCTTCATCGGCGAGATTGCCTATCTCACAGGCAACCCGGCTTCCGCGACCGTCACCATCGACGATCCCAGCCGCGTTCTCGCGTTCTCGAAGATGAAGATGGCGCGCGTCGTCGCCTCCGACGAACAGATCTCCGGCATCATGTACCAGTTGCTTGGCCGCGACCTTGCCATGAAGATGCGCCGCACCAACACGCGCCGCGTTCTCGATGATGATGATCCGACCCGTCTCTGATGCTCAGCGCACCAGCGCAATATAGGTCAGAAGCAGGTACGTGAGTTGATGCAGCATCTGGTCTGCGCTCAGTGACCACCAGAACTGCGGCACCACAGTCG
The nucleotide sequence above comes from Hyphomicrobiales bacterium. Encoded proteins:
- a CDS encoding cyclic nucleotide-binding domain-containing protein, with translation MMEVLSFGNAFGHLSYLLLALSYWLTSIYWLRLVAVIGLTLEIIYFSYTGGNLMVGITWSAVFIAINLFHLILLTRERLSLRLPEADAPLLRESLSGLSDFQIAKLLRAADWKDYMPGDVLTRQDAPVDALYFLCRGRANVEVSGKFVTYLEKGTFIGEIAYLTGNPASATVTIDDPSRVLAFSKMKMARVVASDEQISGIMYQLLGRDLAMKMRRTNTRRVLDDDDPTRL
- a CDS encoding aminotransferase class III-fold pyridoxal phosphate-dependent enzyme; the protein is MMNRVDDALAEAVARFVSKRPKTAAMHERAKAVMPGGNTRTVLFSQPFPIRIEKAEGSRLSDIDGHSYIDYVGEYSAGIYGHSHPKLVAAVQDALAMGLNIGAQHVREVAFAEAVADRFALERLRFTNSGTEANMMALAAARAFTARPAIMPMFGGYHGGTLYFTSGPSAVNAPFECVMGHYNKVEETRALIAAHSERLAAVILEPMLGGGGCIPATAEFLSMLRSECTARGIVLIFDEVMTSRLHPGGLAAKTGIRPDLVTLGKYIGGGMSFGCFGGRADIMALFDPTSARPLPHAGTFNNNTLTMTAGRVGLTEVYTREACVAHNSRGEALKARLNDMFMRYQAPMQVTGVGSLLTLHPLGGAISSAEDAAKADIRLKRLAYFHLLDHGIYVAERGFMALALTLSDADFDALETALAGFIERYRGLLN